The following coding sequences are from one Clostridioides difficile ATCC 9689 = DSM 1296 window:
- a CDS encoding alanyl-tRNA editing protein: MEKLYYTNQYIRDFTAEIIEIKEVENKYHVLLDKTAFFPGGGGQFGDLGKIENDDVINVYEDGKKIYHVLDKKPIKIHKVKCSIDWDRREDGMHQHFGQHVLSGCFFKTFNANTTGFHLGNEYSTVDIEGNLEEDKIREIELFANEIIRQNIQVETLLPTKKELKKIWLRRDLPNTDEEIRVIKIGDLDTNACCGVHPKSTGELRMIKIKKWEKHKSSTRIEFLAGKRAVDEVLKRDIYLTKICRYLSCSEEDAINGIVNLNSKVEEALIKKRRLEEVVSTYQVKEMIEKANKVGNISVIKKIYDDEDLKYVNKIANKIAEYENSIALLAVKFNDKINLVFACSKNLKDINMGVLLKDAINLIDGKGGGSKVLAQGGGKNNGNLEATLDYAFMKIEKTL; this comes from the coding sequence ATGGAAAAATTATATTATACAAATCAGTATATAAGAGATTTTACAGCAGAAATAATTGAAATAAAAGAAGTAGAAAATAAGTATCATGTTTTATTAGATAAGACAGCTTTTTTTCCTGGTGGAGGAGGTCAGTTTGGAGACCTGGGAAAAATAGAGAATGATGATGTAATAAATGTGTATGAAGATGGAAAAAAAATATACCATGTATTAGATAAAAAACCTATAAAGATACATAAGGTAAAGTGTAGTATTGATTGGGATAGAAGAGAAGATGGAATGCATCAACATTTTGGACAACATGTATTGTCTGGATGTTTTTTTAAAACTTTTAATGCAAATACGACAGGTTTTCATTTGGGAAATGAGTATAGTACAGTAGATATAGAAGGTAATTTAGAAGAGGATAAAATTAGAGAGATAGAGTTGTTTGCCAATGAAATTATTCGTCAAAATATACAAGTAGAGACATTACTTCCAACGAAAAAAGAACTAAAAAAGATTTGGTTAAGACGTGATTTGCCAAATACTGATGAAGAGATAAGAGTAATAAAAATAGGTGATTTAGATACGAATGCATGTTGTGGAGTGCATCCAAAATCAACTGGTGAATTGAGAATGATAAAAATAAAGAAATGGGAAAAACATAAGTCAAGTACAAGAATAGAGTTTCTAGCAGGTAAAAGGGCAGTGGATGAAGTATTGAAGAGGGATATATATTTGACTAAAATATGTAGATATTTAAGCTGTAGTGAGGAAGATGCTATAAATGGTATTGTAAATCTAAATAGTAAAGTGGAAGAGGCTTTAATTAAAAAAAGAAGGCTTGAAGAAGTAGTATCTACATATCAGGTCAAAGAAATGATTGAAAAAGCAAATAAGGTTGGCAATATTTCGGTCATTAAAAAAATTTATGATGATGAAGATTTGAAATATGTAAATAAGATAGCAAATAAAATTGCAGAATATGAAAATAGTATTGCATTATTAGCTGTTAAATTTAATGATAAAATAAATTTAGTTTTTGCATGTTCTAAAAATTTAAAAGATATTAATATGGGAGTTTTATTAAAGGATGCAATAAATCTTATAGATGGCAAGGGTGGTGGAAGTAAAGTATTAGCTCAAGGAGGAGGTAAGAATAATGGAAATTTAGAGGCTACACTTGATTATGCATTTATGAAGATAGAAAAAACTCTATAA
- a CDS encoding GNAT family N-acetyltransferase: MEQQKDYIELYENEELIEIREARMDDLDTIAKFNYNLAKETEGKELDMDVLTKGVKALLLDERKGKYHVYTVFDKVVAQIMYTYEWSDWRNGNFLWIQSVYVDKEYRRKGIFNYLFNYIKNICDKDENIVGMRLYVEKENINAKATYESLNMYECDYNMYEYEVIHS; the protein is encoded by the coding sequence ATGGAGCAACAAAAGGACTACATAGAGTTATATGAAAATGAAGAACTAATAGAGATAAGAGAAGCACGTATGGATGATTTGGATACAATAGCAAAATTTAATTATAATTTGGCTAAAGAAACTGAAGGAAAAGAACTTGATATGGATGTTTTAACTAAAGGTGTAAAAGCATTGTTATTAGATGAGAGAAAAGGAAAATATCATGTATATACAGTATTTGATAAAGTTGTTGCACAGATTATGTATACATATGAGTGGAGTGATTGGAGAAATGGAAATTTCCTTTGGATTCAGAGTGTATATGTAGATAAGGAATATAGAAGAAAAGGTATCTTTAATTATTTATTTAATTATATAAAAAATATATGTGATAAAGATGAAAATATAGTTGGAATGAGATTATATGTAGAAAAAGAAAACATAAATGCAAAAGCAACATATGAGTCTTTAAATATGTATGAGTGTGATTATAATATGTATGAATACGAAGTAATACATTCGTAA
- the hydE gene encoding [FeFe] hydrogenase H-cluster radical SAM maturase HydE, which yields MTKNKIKYFIDKLYSINSLSFDELLYLIENIDNEEYNFEQNLRNYLYKQASDMRNKHYGNRVYLRGLIELTNYCKNNCYYCGIQSSNKNIIRYRLSLDEILECCDIGYKIGYRTFVLQGGEDAYFTDDKICEIVSSIKNKYEDCAITLSLGEKSYDSYKKYFLCGADRYLLRHETATDSHYKKLHPPNIELRTRKECLKNLKEIGYQVGAGFMVESPFQNNEDLVRDLLYLKELNPHMVGIGPFIPHHDTIFKDYKHGDLEKTLLMLSITRLLLPKVLLPATTALASINPSGRNAGLLAGCNVIMPNLSPQEFRKQYSLYDNKAFTGQEACEYHQSLEENIKSLGLEVDYSRGDNIEWRRL from the coding sequence ATGACTAAAAATAAGATTAAATACTTTATAGATAAACTTTACAGCATTAATTCATTAAGTTTTGATGAACTACTATATTTAATAGAAAATATCGACAATGAGGAATATAACTTCGAACAAAATTTAAGAAACTATCTTTATAAACAAGCTAGCGACATGAGAAATAAACATTATGGAAATAGAGTCTACTTGAGAGGACTTATAGAGCTTACAAACTATTGTAAAAATAATTGCTACTATTGTGGAATACAATCTTCTAATAAAAATATCATAAGATACAGGCTTTCACTTGATGAAATACTTGAATGTTGTGATATAGGTTATAAAATAGGATACAGAACATTCGTTTTGCAAGGTGGTGAAGATGCATATTTTACTGATGATAAAATATGTGAAATTGTTTCAAGTATAAAAAATAAATATGAGGATTGTGCCATAACTCTATCACTAGGAGAAAAGAGTTATGATTCGTATAAAAAATACTTTTTATGTGGTGCAGATAGATATCTTTTAAGACATGAAACTGCTACAGACAGTCATTATAAAAAATTACATCCGCCAAACATTGAGCTTAGAACTAGAAAAGAATGCCTAAAAAACCTTAAAGAAATTGGTTATCAGGTAGGTGCTGGATTTATGGTTGAATCACCATTTCAGAACAACGAAGACCTTGTTCGTGATTTATTATACCTAAAAGAGTTAAATCCTCATATGGTTGGAATAGGACCTTTTATTCCACACCATGATACAATTTTTAAGGATTATAAACATGGAGATTTAGAGAAGACATTACTTATGCTTTCAATTACAAGACTTCTACTTCCAAAAGTTTTATTACCCGCTACAACAGCCTTGGCATCTATAAACCCTAGTGGTAGAAATGCAGGTCTTTTAGCTGGTTGCAATGTAATTATGCCAAACCTTTCTCCTCAAGAATTTAGAAAACAATATTCTCTTTACGATAACAAAGCCTTTACTGGTCAAGAAGCTTGTGAATATCACCAAAGTTTAGAAGAAAACATCAAGTCATTAGGACTTGAAGTTGACTATTCTCGCGGTGATAATATTGAATGGAGGCGTTTGTAA
- a CDS encoding VanZ family protein, which translates to MIESKKSEKLLLSIIYIIFLVYILMIIRIILFRDVPIYAIFKGTFRNVNLIPFYTIYQFIVDSNLDFMKATVNIIENIGIFIPMGIFLPIVCKNLNKKTIIIVIILVSLAFELTQYIFALGSSDIDDVILNSLGGIIGINIYINMNKLFPNDINRFKAIIGTSLVLGVIGLGVISKNYHNLLTFKFRPDRKISKILIEENREIIKDINKDTVDIVGTFESFKKGIITIKAGSNNKVKRPENLIDSDGNIRIYLNENTKLVSYIITKESKMDIVKYEEFDVKNLDLLRRYDTINVWIDKENQPKDKHGIMASKLLIGLYE; encoded by the coding sequence GTGATAGAAAGTAAAAAGTCAGAAAAATTGTTACTGTCAATTATATACATAATATTTTTGGTATATATTTTAATGATTATAAGAATAATTTTATTTAGAGATGTACCAATTTACGCTATTTTCAAGGGAACGTTTAGGAATGTAAATTTAATTCCATTTTATACAATATATCAATTTATAGTAGATAGTAATCTTGACTTTATGAAAGCTACTGTAAATATTATAGAAAATATAGGTATATTTATTCCTATGGGAATTTTTTTACCTATAGTATGTAAAAATCTAAATAAAAAAACTATAATTATAGTAATTATACTTGTTAGCCTAGCATTTGAATTAACACAATATATTTTTGCTCTTGGAAGTAGTGATATAGATGATGTTATTTTAAATTCATTAGGTGGCATAATTGGAATTAATATTTACATAAACATGAATAAATTATTTCCCAATGATATTAACAGATTTAAGGCTATAATAGGTACTAGTTTAGTTTTAGGAGTTATAGGATTAGGAGTTATTTCTAAAAATTATCATAACTTACTAACTTTTAAATTTAGACCTGATAGAAAAATATCAAAAATATTAATTGAAGAAAATAGGGAAATAATTAAAGATATAAATAAAGATACAGTAGATATAGTTGGGACATTTGAGAGCTTTAAAAAAGGAATAATAACTATTAAAGCAGGTTCTAATAACAAAGTAAAGAGACCAGAGAATTTAATTGATTCTGATGGAAATATAAGAATTTATTTAAATGAAAATACAAAATTAGTATCTTATATAATTACCAAAGAATCAAAAATGGATATAGTTAAATATGAGGAATTTGATGTGAAGAATTTAGATTTATTAAGGAGATATGATACTATTAATGTTTGGATTGATAAAGAAAATCAGCCAAAGGATAAACATGGTATTATGGCTAGTAAATTATTAATTGGATTGTATGAATAA
- a CDS encoding aminotransferase class III-fold pyridoxal phosphate-dependent enzyme yields the protein MSEITSQMISTEEKKYVAKTQKIPYYPVAFKSGDGAMLYDYEGNEYVDFLASAGSANVGHGNKEISQAVKEQMDDITQYTLAYFHSDPPVKLAEKLVEIAPGDNDKKVLYSATGSACIDAAIKLARGYTGRTKIISMCESYHGSTYGAISISALSTNMRRKMGPLLPEVYHFHYPDKNRTAKECLDEIEYAFAHYLPAEEVAAIFIEPIAGDAGIIVPPVEWVQGLSKICKENGILLVSDEIQQGMGRTGKWFGIENFGVEADLIVLGKSVGGGLPLGAVVGRTEIMQSLDAPAHLFTLAGNTTVCVAALKSIEIIEKENLLQKSIEMGDYIKAGFEKLKEKYDIIGEIRGIGLSIGVDIVKGKGSNEKHPDATAKICYRCIQTGLIMIFLGQSTLRVQPPLVITKEQVDKAMNIIDSAIDDYLNGRIGDEVYEVTQGW from the coding sequence ATGAGCGAGATAACTAGTCAAATGATAAGTACAGAAGAAAAAAAATATGTTGCTAAAACTCAAAAGATACCTTATTATCCAGTAGCATTTAAATCAGGTGATGGTGCAATGCTATATGATTATGAAGGTAATGAATATGTAGATTTTTTAGCAAGTGCAGGCTCTGCAAATGTAGGTCATGGTAATAAGGAAATCTCACAAGCAGTTAAAGAACAAATGGATGATATAACACAATATACACTTGCATATTTCCATAGTGATCCTCCTGTAAAATTAGCTGAGAAGCTTGTGGAAATAGCCCCTGGAGATAATGATAAAAAAGTACTATACAGTGCAACTGGTTCTGCTTGTATAGATGCTGCTATAAAATTAGCAAGAGGGTATACTGGAAGAACAAAGATAATATCTATGTGTGAATCTTATCATGGAAGTACTTATGGAGCTATATCTATATCTGCTTTAAGTACAAATATGAGAAGAAAAATGGGTCCATTGTTACCAGAAGTTTATCACTTCCATTATCCTGATAAAAATAGAACAGCTAAAGAATGTTTAGATGAGATAGAATATGCTTTTGCACACTATCTACCAGCAGAAGAGGTAGCTGCAATATTTATAGAGCCAATTGCAGGAGATGCAGGAATAATAGTGCCTCCAGTAGAGTGGGTACAAGGTTTAAGTAAAATATGTAAAGAAAATGGAATATTACTTGTAAGTGATGAAATACAACAAGGTATGGGAAGAACAGGTAAGTGGTTTGGTATAGAAAATTTTGGTGTTGAAGCAGACCTTATAGTTCTTGGAAAATCTGTTGGAGGTGGATTACCTCTAGGAGCAGTTGTTGGAAGAACAGAAATAATGCAAAGTCTTGATGCACCAGCACATTTATTTACTTTAGCTGGAAACACAACAGTATGTGTGGCTGCTTTAAAATCTATAGAGATAATTGAAAAAGAAAACTTACTTCAAAAGAGTATAGAAATGGGAGATTATATTAAAGCAGGATTTGAAAAACTAAAAGAAAAATACGATATAATTGGAGAAATAAGAGGCATAGGATTATCTATAGGAGTTGATATAGTTAAAGGAAAAGGTTCTAATGAAAAACATCCAGATGCTACAGCTAAGATATGTTATAGATGTATACAAACTGGATTAATAATGATATTCTTAGGACAATCTACTTTAAGAGTGCAACCACCTCTAGTAATAACTAAGGAGCAAGTAGATAAAGCAATGAATATCATAGATTCTGCAATAGATGATTATTTAAATGGTAGAATTGGTGATGAAGTATATGAAGTAACTCAAGGTTGGTAA
- a CDS encoding putative ABC transporter permease, with translation MEIIKYILYFFIYSFLGWTVESIGCSIASKRIINRGFLNGPICPVYGFGAVIVISLLGRFNNVVIVFLLGMILTTILEYFTGFILETLFHAKWWDYSDRKFNIKGRVCLKNAIYFGVMSVLIIRFIHPFIKYFVSIIPYRILISMAIITTLWTILDLIVTIITLKKLDIKLNLLDDIITDLNDINVKLDKFDRGEIQALFKTINNDELEVREKINKINSKLDRIESNIILQKRVIKAFPHIKHKKQQEQLEHFKKIINEKR, from the coding sequence ATGGAGATAATAAAATATATCTTGTACTTTTTTATATATTCATTTTTAGGATGGACAGTAGAAAGTATAGGATGTTCTATAGCAAGCAAAAGAATAATCAACAGAGGTTTTTTAAATGGTCCAATATGCCCTGTTTATGGTTTTGGAGCGGTAATTGTGATATCACTATTGGGAAGATTTAATAATGTAGTAATAGTATTTCTATTAGGAATGATTTTAACTACGATACTAGAATATTTTACAGGATTTATTTTAGAAACCTTATTTCATGCTAAATGGTGGGATTATTCTGACAGAAAATTCAATATAAAGGGTAGAGTATGTTTAAAAAATGCAATATACTTTGGTGTAATGTCTGTTTTAATAATAAGATTTATACATCCATTTATAAAATATTTTGTAAGTATAATTCCATATAGAATATTAATTTCAATGGCTATAATTACAACACTTTGGACTATACTTGATTTGATTGTTACTATTATAACACTTAAAAAATTAGATATAAAGTTAAACTTATTAGACGATATAATTACAGACCTTAATGATATAAATGTGAAATTGGATAAATTTGATAGAGGAGAAATACAAGCTTTATTTAAAACAATAAATAACGACGAATTAGAAGTTAGAGAAAAAATAAACAAAATAAATAGTAAGTTGGACCGTATAGAGTCTAATATTATTTTACAAAAAAGAGTTATAAAAGCTTTTCCACATATAAAACATAAAAAACAACAAGAGCAACTAGAACATTTTAAAAAAATTATTAATGAGAAAAGGTAA
- a CDS encoding L-lactate dehydrogenase codes for MAIKPRKISIVGSGHVGSHCGFSLITQGVCDELFMIDIDESKSKAQALDLADAVSYLPHKVHIEKGTFSDCKDSDIVVISVADSSEGPLRRQNTTRLDLLRPTIGMIKSIVKPIVDSGFDGIFVVISNPVDVVTNYIWEKSGFPKNKVIGTGTALDSTRLRRILSEETGIAQQSIQAYSMGEHGDSQMVPWSHVSIGGKPILDMIKDNPSTYSNLDLPSIVEKNKKTGISIINGKDCTEFGIGTALVEIVKAILHNEKKVLPVSTLLEGQYNERNVFAGVPCVIGKDGIEEIIEINMTEYEQNEFNKSCSVLREYIALSKTL; via the coding sequence ATGGCAATAAAGCCAAGAAAAATATCTATTGTAGGTTCAGGGCATGTTGGTTCTCATTGTGGATTTAGTTTAATAACTCAAGGAGTTTGTGATGAACTCTTTATGATTGATATAGATGAATCTAAATCAAAAGCTCAAGCTTTAGATTTAGCTGATGCAGTTTCATATCTGCCACATAAAGTACATATAGAAAAAGGAACTTTTTCTGACTGTAAAGATTCTGACATAGTAGTGATAAGTGTTGCAGACTCTTCAGAAGGGCCTTTACGTAGACAAAACACAACTAGATTAGATTTACTAAGACCAACTATTGGAATGATAAAATCTATAGTAAAACCCATAGTTGATTCTGGCTTTGATGGTATATTTGTAGTCATATCTAATCCTGTTGATGTAGTTACAAATTATATTTGGGAAAAATCTGGCTTTCCTAAAAACAAAGTCATTGGAACTGGAACAGCTTTAGATTCAACAAGACTTAGAAGGATTTTATCTGAAGAAACTGGAATCGCTCAACAATCAATTCAAGCTTATTCTATGGGTGAACATGGAGATTCTCAAATGGTTCCTTGGTCTCATGTTTCAATTGGTGGTAAACCAATCTTAGACATGATAAAAGACAACCCAAGTACTTATAGCAATTTAGACTTACCATCAATAGTTGAAAAAAATAAAAAAACAGGAATAAGTATAATAAATGGTAAAGATTGTACAGAATTTGGTATAGGTACTGCTTTAGTAGAAATTGTAAAAGCTATACTACACAATGAGAAAAAAGTTCTTCCAGTTTCTACATTACTAGAAGGTCAATATAACGAAAGAAATGTATTTGCAGGTGTTCCATGTGTTATAGGAAAAGATGGTATTGAAGAAATTATTGAAATCAATATGACTGAATATGAGCAAAACGAATTTAATAAATCTTGTTCTGTTTTAAGGGAATATATTGCACTTTCAAAAACACTTTAG
- the hydF gene encoding [FeFe] hydrogenase H-cluster maturation GTPase HydF has translation MSLNSTPQSVRVHIGLFGKRNAGKSSIINAITNQSAAIVSDIAGTTTDPVFRPMEILPIGPCVLIDTAGLDDVGELGELRIGKSLDVLEKTDIALLVVDCQIGISQEDLSLIEKFNDKNIPHILILNKIDTIKNQSEILNLTKNKVKCPVVSVSSTDKIGIENLKNEIIKVLPKDSTEFKLVSDLIEPNDLVVLVVPIDKAAPKGRLILPQQQVIRDILDNGAISIVTKEDSLKETLSNLGKKPKLVITDSQVFPQVDKDTPKDIPLTSFSILFARQKGDLKELINGAYALENLKDGDKILMAEGCTHHRQTDDIGTVKIPNMIRKKTGKNITFEFSSGVSFTEDINKYALVVHCGACMMNRAGMLSRIEKAKSFNVPIVNYGVLIAYVKGILERSLELFNY, from the coding sequence ATGAGTCTAAATTCTACTCCACAATCGGTAAGAGTACATATAGGTCTCTTTGGTAAAAGAAATGCAGGTAAATCTAGCATAATAAATGCTATAACAAATCAAAGTGCTGCAATAGTCTCAGATATTGCTGGAACTACTACAGACCCAGTATTTAGACCAATGGAAATCCTTCCTATAGGACCTTGTGTTCTTATAGATACTGCTGGTCTTGATGATGTTGGTGAACTTGGTGAACTTAGAATAGGTAAATCACTAGATGTTTTAGAAAAGACAGATATAGCTTTACTAGTAGTGGATTGCCAAATTGGTATATCACAAGAAGATTTGTCACTAATTGAAAAATTTAATGATAAGAATATCCCTCATATTCTAATTCTTAACAAAATTGATACTATTAAGAATCAATCAGAAATTTTAAACTTAACTAAAAATAAAGTTAAATGTCCAGTTGTTTCTGTCTCATCAACAGATAAAATTGGAATTGAAAATTTAAAAAATGAAATAATAAAAGTTTTGCCTAAGGATAGCACTGAGTTCAAATTGGTATCAGATTTAATTGAACCAAATGATTTAGTTGTTTTAGTTGTTCCAATAGATAAAGCAGCTCCAAAAGGTAGACTTATACTTCCTCAACAGCAAGTTATAAGAGATATTTTGGATAATGGTGCAATTTCTATAGTTACAAAAGAAGATAGTTTAAAAGAAACTCTATCTAATTTAGGCAAAAAACCAAAACTTGTTATTACTGACTCTCAAGTATTTCCACAAGTAGATAAAGATACACCAAAAGATATTCCTCTTACATCTTTTTCTATATTGTTTGCTAGACAAAAGGGAGACCTTAAAGAATTGATTAATGGAGCTTATGCTTTAGAAAATTTAAAAGATGGTGATAAAATCTTGATGGCCGAAGGATGTACCCATCATAGACAAACTGATGATATTGGAACAGTAAAAATTCCTAATATGATTAGAAAGAAAACTGGCAAAAACATTACTTTTGAATTTAGTTCTGGAGTATCCTTCACTGAAGATATAAATAAATATGCCCTTGTAGTTCACTGTGGAGCTTGTATGATGAATAGAGCTGGAATGTTATCTAGAATAGAAAAGGCAAAATCTTTCAATGTACCTATTGTAAACTATGGTGTCTTAATAGCATATGTAAAAGGTATTTTGGAAAGATCACTTGAACTTTTCAATTATTAA
- a CDS encoding TM1266 family iron-only hydrogenase system putative regulator, with product MKKVAVISAILEEPKECQFKFNEVVSGFKGIIKGRMGIPCEEEGVSIVCIAVVGEMDTINSLTGKLGNIPHVSVKTSISKKEV from the coding sequence ATGAAAAAGGTTGCAGTTATAAGTGCTATTTTGGAAGAGCCAAAAGAATGTCAATTTAAATTCAATGAGGTTGTATCAGGTTTTAAAGGTATTATTAAAGGAAGAATGGGCATTCCTTGCGAAGAAGAAGGTGTCTCAATCGTATGTATAGCAGTTGTTGGCGAAATGGATACTATTAATAGTTTGACTGGTAAATTGGGCAACATACCTCATGTATCTGTAAAAACTAGTATATCAAAAAAAGAAGTTTAA
- the hydG gene encoding [FeFe] hydrogenase H-cluster radical SAM maturase HydG: MFINHELINSLLEDAKNSTSDDIEKVLDKADRREKLSYKDIATLLEVEDKKQLDRLFSIAGQIKNEIYGNRVVLFAPLYVSNYCVNECVYCGFSKCNKFKRKKLTMEEIKEEVKILEKMGHKRLALEAGEDPKNCDINYILDCLDAIYSTYNENGNIRRVNVNIAATSVDEYKLLKEKGIGTYILFQETYHKPTFIKMHGQSIKNDYYYHLTAFDRAMEAGVDDVGAGVLFGLSDPKFEVLGLMMHNEHLEEKFGVGFHTISFPRLKKAEGMSLEDFPHLVSDDMFKKIVAITRLAVPFTGIIMSTRETAEMRNELLKYGVSQISAGSLTGVGGYKAYEDGDNTEQFEVGDHRSPVEVLKELITDGYIPSYCTACYRKGRTGDRFMSLAKSRQIHNVCTPNALTTLNEFLIDYGDEELKIMGKKLIAEEIGKIEREDIRNIVSNNMTALERGERDLYL; this comes from the coding sequence ATGTTCATAAACCATGAACTTATTAATTCTTTATTAGAAGATGCAAAAAATTCAACTTCTGATGATATTGAAAAGGTACTTGATAAGGCTGATAGAAGGGAAAAACTTAGTTATAAAGATATAGCTACACTTCTTGAAGTAGAAGATAAAAAACAACTAGATAGATTATTTAGTATAGCTGGGCAAATAAAAAATGAAATATATGGTAATAGAGTGGTTTTATTTGCCCCTCTTTATGTATCAAACTACTGTGTAAATGAATGTGTTTATTGCGGTTTTAGTAAATGCAACAAATTTAAAAGAAAAAAACTTACCATGGAAGAGATAAAGGAAGAGGTTAAAATATTAGAAAAAATGGGTCATAAAAGACTTGCTCTAGAAGCTGGTGAAGACCCTAAAAATTGTGATATAAATTACATCTTAGATTGCTTAGATGCAATTTATTCAACATATAATGAAAACGGAAATATAAGAAGGGTAAACGTTAACATAGCAGCTACAAGTGTAGATGAGTATAAATTACTAAAAGAAAAAGGAATAGGAACTTATATATTATTCCAAGAAACTTATCACAAACCAACATTTATAAAAATGCATGGTCAATCTATAAAAAATGACTATTATTACCATTTAACAGCTTTTGATAGAGCTATGGAAGCTGGTGTTGATGATGTTGGTGCAGGAGTTTTATTTGGTTTATCTGACCCTAAATTTGAAGTTCTAGGACTTATGATGCACAACGAACACTTAGAGGAAAAATTTGGTGTAGGTTTCCATACTATATCTTTCCCTAGATTGAAAAAAGCTGAAGGTATGAGCTTAGAAGATTTTCCTCACTTAGTTTCTGACGATATGTTCAAAAAAATAGTAGCTATAACTAGATTGGCTGTTCCTTTTACTGGAATCATAATGTCCACTAGAGAAACTGCTGAAATGAGAAATGAGTTACTAAAATATGGTGTATCACAAATTAGTGCAGGTTCTCTAACAGGTGTTGGAGGATATAAAGCATATGAAGATGGTGACAATACAGAACAATTTGAAGTTGGAGACCATAGAAGCCCTGTTGAGGTGCTTAAAGAACTGATTACTGATGGATATATACCTAGTTATTGTACAGCTTGTTATCGTAAAGGTAGAACTGGCGATAGATTCATGAGCTTAGCTAAAAGTCGACAAATCCATAATGTATGTACACCAAATGCTCTTACTACATTAAATGAATTTTTAATCGATTATGGAGATGAAGAACTTAAAATTATGGGTAAAAAACTTATCGCAGAAGAAATAGGTAAGATAGAAAGAGAAGATATAAGAAACATAGTATCTAACAATATGACTGCCTTAGAGCGTGGAGAAAGAGATTTATACCTATAA